The following proteins come from a genomic window of Rissa tridactyla isolate bRisTri1 chromosome 13, bRisTri1.patW.cur.20221130, whole genome shotgun sequence:
- the TCTN2 gene encoding tectonic-2 has protein sequence MEAAFLGTVLLLLAAPCPGQRVWHPVFQPSFIHMSGPRVNSFFLGNSSGVNFSIILSSVDEATGKLQLANCSGIKRAGDWNLNVTPGMTASKVTISLTRNLQLCLPNATDCCTTPLCVVEMLQVLACRDSVMLAHLLIQAEIYANSSFPGNVSENATIIPNQVFHPLGSCPCDLTAGACDVRCCCDLECTPDLKQLFNESCFNGVFGGDVNPPFDQLCSSQSMEYIPDWFPFLCVQSSLNNTPFLGYFYHGSTSTPRVPPFKIPLQTSPGRLFTGYRQGDPIMTEEDEYFTIPQQSMAGQCVGNAPVAYLQNFDVKCLTNLASYKEGLPHDVRVNSGTGDFIQQNVIYRAITDMGKFITESESLHAAEVLCQNVTFAEDYTFIWKDKKIEQINVTVFLGSLCDGEILAQRFTVKFQSLKSINATVLFGNPGYQVGKPVKAANMNASDTFGSLNVWQPAGRGLCTLATSTPVLFGLDSFSGCILEVGIDEDCSLLRGNVTEKLNSLIQATHVGKRDNSSYSDLNDWVEIIRLDPFNSDTNVSSGNLKGICPDIPANLNIRIIFADVGALQGIPQQEILAVQISYSTVIWQFQCGLICENSTSFLPVTASVQFIKVPAQPPIPMTRFQMNYTEFDCNRNAVCWPQLFYPLTRFYTGEPYSQCLAKGLLLAFLVLLAAIMSNPWFSKLWDSSLV, from the exons ATGGAGGCAGCTTTCCTCGGGACggtactgctgctgctggcagcaccttGCCCTGGGCAGCGGGTTTGGCACCCCG tctttcagCCATCATTTATCCATATGTCAGGGCCCAGagtaaattcattttttcttggaAATTCTTCAGGAGTtaatttttctataattttaagTTCTGTAGATGAAGCGACAG GAAAATTGCAACTTGCAAATTGCAGCGGAATTAAAAGAGCTGGTGATTGGAATTTGAATGTAACACCTGGTATG actGCTTCCAAAGTGACTATAAGCTTGACTAGAAACCTGCAATTGTGTTTGCCCAACGCTACTGACTGCTGTACAACACCTCTCTGTGTGGTTGAAATGCTTCAGGTTTTAGCTTGCCGTGATTCAGTGATGTTGGCCCATCTCCTGATTCAAGCTGAAATATATGCCAACTCTTCCTTTCCAGGAAATGTGTCAG AAAATGCAACTATCATCCCAAACCAGGTGTTTCACCCATTGGGCTCTTGTCCTTGTGACTTGACAGCTGGAGCTTGTGATGTTCGTTGTTGCTGTGATCTG gaATGTACCCCAGACTTGAAGCAGTTATTCAATGAATCATGTTTCAACGGAGTGTTTGGTGGGGATGTAAATCCACCTTTTGATCAGCTGTGCTCTTCTCAGTCAATGGAATATATCCCTGATTGGTTTCCCTTCCTTTGTGTACAGTCTTCTCTTAACAATACACCATTTCTTGGCTACTTTTATCACGGCTCTAC ttctaCACCTAGAGTTCCTCCATTTAAGATCCCTTTACAAACTTCTCCTGGGAGACTTTTCACCGGTTACAGACAAGGAGATCCAATTATGACAGAAGAAGATGAGTATTTTACCATTCCCCAG CAATCCATGGCTGGACAGTGTGTTGGAAATGCCCCCGTAGCGTATCTCCAGAACTTTGATGTCAAATGCCTTACCAATCTAGCATCTTACAAGGAAGGACTGCCCCATGACGTGAGAGTAAACAGTGGTACTGGAG acTTCATCCAACAAAATGTCATCTACAGGGCCATCACTGACATGGGCAAATTCATCACTGAAAGTG aAAGCCTTCATGCTGCTGAGGTTCTATGTCAAAATGTAACTTTTGCAGAGGACTATACATTCATttggaaagacaagaaaatagaGCAAATAAATGTCACAGTCTTCCTCGGAAGTTTATGTGATGGAG aaatactggcacagaGATTCACAGTCAAATTTCAAAGCTTAAAGAGTATTAATGCAACAGTACTGTTTGGGAATCCAG GTTATCAAGTTGGAAAACCAGTGAAAGCTGCAAATATGAATGCTTCTGATACTTTTGGAAGCCTAAACGTTTGGCAGCCAG CTGGCAGAGGTTTATGTACATTGGCAACTTCTACACCAGTTTTATTCGGACTAGATTCATTCTCTGGGTGCATTCTAGAAGTTGGTATTGATGAAGATTGCAGCCTTTTAAG AGGAAATGTAACTGAGAAATTGAATTCATTAATACAAGCTACTCATGTTGGAAAGAGGGACAATTCAAGTTACAGTGATCTAAATGACTGGGTGGAAATTATAC GTCTTGATCCCTTTAATTCTGATACCAATGTGAGCAGTGGAAACTTAAAAGGCATTTGTCCAGATATTCCTGCAAATCTGAATATTCGCATAATCTTTGCTGATGTGGGTGCACTACAAGGGATTCCCCAGCAAGAGATTCTTGCTGTGCAGATCAG TTACTCAACGGTCATATGGCAATTCCAGTGCGGGCTTATCTGTGAAAACAGCACCAGCTTTCTTCCAGTGACTGCTTCTGTGCAGTTTATCAAAGTGCCAGCACAGCCGCCCATTCCAATGACAAG atttcagATGAATTATACAGAATTTGACTGCAATCGAAATGCTGTGTGCTGGCCACAACTTTTTTATCCATTGACACGTTTTTACACAG gagaacCATATTCCCAGTGTCTCGCAAAAGGCCTGTTATTGGCATTTCTTGTTTTACTTGCAGCGATTATGAGCAACCCTTGGTTTTCTAAATTATGGGATAGTTCCTTGGTTTAA
- the ATP6V0A2 gene encoding V-type proton ATPase 116 kDa subunit a 2, producing the protein MGSLFRSEPMCLAQLFLQSGSAYECLSEVGERGLAEFRDLNPNVSVFQRKFVNEVKKCEEMERILGYLVQEIKKADIPLPEGDVAPPAPLLKHTLEIQEQLQKLETELREVTKNKEKLRKNLLELTEYTCMLEVTQRFVRRTTEYESRLHANYEEFASVENEQLMDYNCMHRLGAKLGFISGLVHIAKVEAFEKMLWRVCKGLHILTYVELDESLEDPDTGETTKWFVFLVSYWGEKIGQKVKKICDCYHCHVYPYPNTLEERKAVVEGLNVRIQDLHTVLNKTEDYLRQVLCKASESIYTWVIQVKKMKAIYHVLNLCSFDVTNKCLIAEVWCPVADLQNLRHALEEGSRKSGATISSFMNTIPTTQPPPTLIRTNKFTSGFQNIVDAYGVGNYGEVNPALYTIITFPFLFAVMFGDFGHGLLMFIFALLTILYENHPRLKRSQDEIMKMLFEGRYVILLMGLFSIYTGLIYNDCFSKSLNIFGSGWNVSAMFEQKVWSLRDLKDNKFLTLDPNVIGVYNGAYPFGIDPIWNLASNRLSFLNSFKMKMSVIFGVTHMTFGVVLGVFNHLHFKKKYNIYLVFLPELLFMMCIFGYLVFMIFFKWLAYSAEDSTSAPSILIQFINMFLFPGGETEVFYTGQVALQRFLLSIAFLSVPVMLFGKPLYLYWLHSGGRGIRMYRSGYKLIRKESEEELSLLRSHDMEEGSSHSDSGHREGDGEEFNFADVFMNQAIHTIEYCLGCISNTASYLRLWALSLAHAQLSEVLWQMVMRVGLRVDTTYGVLLLVPVLAFFAVLTVFILLVMEGLSAFLHAIRLHWVEFQNKFYSGGGYKFTPFSFKHISLHFNKDDTA; encoded by the exons ATGGGCTCGCTGTTCCGCAGCGAGCCGATGTGCCTGGCGCAGCTCTTCCTGCAGAGCGGCTCGGCCTACGAGTGCCTCAGCGAGGTGGGCGAGCGTGGCCTGGCCGAGTTCCGAGAC CTTAACCCAAATGTAAGTGTATTTCAGAGAAAATTTGTGAATGAAGTAAAGAAGTGtgaagaaatggaaagaataCTTG GGTATTTAgtacaagaaattaaaaaggcGGATATTCCACTCCCTGAAGGAGATgttgctcctcctgccccattgCTGAAACACACTTTAGAAATCCAG GAACAGTTGCAGAAGCTGGAGACAGAATTGAGGGAAGTaactaaaaacaaagaaaagttgaGGAAAAACCTGCTTGAACTGACAGAATACACATGCATGTTAGAGGTCACACAAAGATTTGTCAGGAGAACAACTGAG TATGAATCCCGTTTACATGCAAATTATGAAGAATTTGCATCTGTGGAAAACGAGCAATTAATGGATTACAACTGTATGCACAGATTGGGTGCCAAGCTGGG atTTATATCTGGGTTAGTTCACATAGCAAAAGTTGAAGCCTTTGAAAAAATGCTGTGGAGAGTCTGTAAAGGCTTACATATTCTTACATATGTGGAGTTGGATGAGTCTCTGGAAGATCCAGATACA ggcGAAACCAcaaaatggtttgtttttttagtaTCCTATTGGGGTGAAAAAATTGGCCAGAAAGTTAAGAAGATTTGTGACTG ctATCACTGTCATGTGTATCCCTATCCAAATACCCTGGAGGAGCGCAAGGCCGTTGTTGAAGGACTAAATGTTCGTATTCAGGATCTTCACACT GTGCTGAATAAAACTGAGGATTACTTACGCCAAGTCTTGTGTAAAGCATCTGAATCCATCTATACATGGGTTATCCAAGTAAAGAAGATGAAAGCCATCTATCATGTACTCAACCTGTGCAGTTTTGATGTcacaaataaatgtttaattGCTGAGGTTTGGTGTCCGGTGGCTGATCTGCAGAATTTGCGCCATGCCTTGGAGGAAGGTTCA AGGAAGAGTGGAGCTACAATTTCTTCATTCATGAATACCATCCCAACAACACAACCTCCTCCAACTTTGATACGTACCAATAAATTCACCTCAGGGTTCCAAAACATTGTTGATGCTTATGGAGTTGGAAACTATGGGGAAGTTAATCCAG CTCTCTATACCATCATCACTTTTCCCTTCTTGTTTGCGGTTATGTTTGGAGACTTTGGGCATGGTCTACTAATGTTCATATTTGCACTCCTGACAATACTGTATGAAAACCACCCTAGATTAAAAAGATCACAAGATGAG ataatgaaaatgttatttgaagGCCGATACGTGATTTTATTAATGGGTCTGTTTTCTATATACACTGGATTGATCTATAATGACTGCTTTTCAAAGTCATTAAATATATTTGGTTCTGGATGGAATGTTTCAGCGATGTTTGAACAGAAGGTTTGGAG tCTTCGTGATCTGAAGGATAATAAATTTTTAACACTGGATCCAAATGTTATTGGTGTATACAATGGAGCTTATCCCTTTGGAATTGATCCG atatGGAATTTGGCAAGCAACCGTCTCAGTTTCTtaaattctttcaaaatgaaaatgtctgtgaTTTTTGGAGTGACTCACATGACATTTGGAGTTGTATTGGGGGTATTTAACCACTT GCATTTCAAGAAGAAGTATaatatttatttggtttttcttCCTGAACTTTTATTCATGATGTGCATCTTTGGCTACCTTGTGTTTATGATCTTCTTTAAATGGCTAGCGTACTCTGCAGAGGACTCTACATCTGCTCCTAGTATTCTGATCCAATTTATTAACATGTTCCTGTTTCCTGGAGGTGAAACAGAGGTCTTCTACACCGGTCAG GTTGCTCTACAGAGGTTTTTACTTAGCattgctttcctttctgttcctgtaATGCTTTTTGGTAAACCACTTTATTTATATTGGTTGCACAGTGGAGGCCGAGGCATTAGGATGTACAGG AGTGGCTACAAGCTAATTcgaaaagaaagtgaagaagaaCTTTCTCTGCTGAGATCTCATGATATGGAAGAAGGAAGCAGTCATTCAGACAGTGGACACAgagagggggatggagaggag tttaattttgCAGATGTCTTTATGAATCAAGCAATTCATACCATTGAATACTGTCTAGGATGTATTTCTAATACAGCCTCTTACCTGAGACTCTGGGCATTAAGTCTTGCTCATGCGC agttaTCAGAAGTTCTATGGCAAATGGTGATGAGAGTGGGTCTTCGTGTGGATACAACATACGGTGTCTTACTGCTAGTCCCTGTTCTAGCGTTTTTTGCTGTGCTAAcggtttttattcttttggtcATGGAGgggctttctgcttttctccatgCTATACGACTTCACTG GGTGGAATTTCAGAACAAATTCTACTCTGGTGGAGGATACAAGTTTACGCCTTTCTCTTTTAAGcacatttctttacattttaataaagaCGATACGGCATAG